A single region of the Pogoniulus pusillus isolate bPogPus1 chromosome Z, bPogPus1.pri, whole genome shotgun sequence genome encodes:
- the AK6 gene encoding adenylate kinase isoenzyme 6 isoform X1 — translation MRRPNVLLTGTPGVGKTTLGKELASRAGMTYINVGDMAKEGELYEGFDEEYDCPILDEDRVVDELEDKMSEGGVIVDYHGCDFFPERWFHIVFVLRTETSFLYERLEKRGYRGKKLQDNIQCEIFQTLFEEAMLSYRKEIVHQLPSNTPEDVERNLDQIMQWIEQWMKDNN, via the exons ATGCGGCGGCCTAACGTTCTGCTCACCG GTACTCCGGGTGTTGGGAAAACCACGCTCGGAAAAGAACTTGCGTCAAGAGCAGGGATGACCTACATTAACGTGGGTGACATGGCAAAAGAAG GAGAACTGTATGAAGGTTTCGATGAGGAGTATGATTGTCCCATATTGGATGAAGACAGG GTAGTTGATGAACTAGAAGATAAAATGAGTGAAGGTGGTGTGATTGTTGATTATCATGGCTGCGATTTTTTCCCTGAACGGTGGTTTCATATAGTATTTGTACTTCGTACAGAAACTTCATTTTTGTATGAAAGACTTGAAAAAAG gGGCTACAGAGGGAAAAAGCTGCAAGACAATATTCAGTGTGAAATTTTTCAGACACTTTTTGAGGAAGCTATGTTGTCATACAGAAAGGAAATTGTACACCAGTTACCCAGCAATACTCCAGAAGATGTAGAGAGAAATTTGGATCAGATTATGCAATGGATTGAGCAATGGATGAAGGACAACAATTGA
- the AK6 gene encoding adenylate kinase isoenzyme 6 isoform X2, translating to MTYINVGDMAKEGELYEGFDEEYDCPILDEDRVVDELEDKMSEGGVIVDYHGCDFFPERWFHIVFVLRTETSFLYERLEKRGYRGKKLQDNIQCEIFQTLFEEAMLSYRKEIVHQLPSNTPEDVERNLDQIMQWIEQWMKDNN from the exons ATGACCTACATTAACGTGGGTGACATGGCAAAAGAAG GAGAACTGTATGAAGGTTTCGATGAGGAGTATGATTGTCCCATATTGGATGAAGACAGG GTAGTTGATGAACTAGAAGATAAAATGAGTGAAGGTGGTGTGATTGTTGATTATCATGGCTGCGATTTTTTCCCTGAACGGTGGTTTCATATAGTATTTGTACTTCGTACAGAAACTTCATTTTTGTATGAAAGACTTGAAAAAAG gGGCTACAGAGGGAAAAAGCTGCAAGACAATATTCAGTGTGAAATTTTTCAGACACTTTTTGAGGAAGCTATGTTGTCATACAGAAAGGAAATTGTACACCAGTTACCCAGCAATACTCCAGAAGATGTAGAGAGAAATTTGGATCAGATTATGCAATGGATTGAGCAATGGATGAAGGACAACAATTGA
- the CCDC125 gene encoding coiled-coil domain-containing protein 125 encodes MEEAEEDDMTRGDLGNGLGRRPGGVYGGEDLQSTRSFRSRKDSAKVCTSLLPIKRVEESDAAALPGSKRNSFYDGTSKKPIAGSMRQNSCESNTELSKEELKQQLQEALEEVEILKVELEASQRQLEGKDEALRILQSMTVFNKATSHTKAMLQKTEEEKRTLEKEISFLQWEIEFDQDRFKNIEDAWTEKYDRIYCENSALKEALKLRTEEVKTLQAENAILNQQCLEFLAMLDAKQQKIIQENMSLNKSDITDFTSLELAILGACTCNTSGGQPCPCAKMAAVTRKQLLHLKQEIENLKKSKDEAYIMADAFRIAFEQQLMQRKDQALRLAEVIKIKKETKFINWRRLKDDGHVKLQGNKNSLGRKLSGLLSSDGDCRKVEQLDNPHEILKILIDLVNDKEEALAHQRKVSYMLARAMETKEDVLEQDRGNGVLGSHLCKAEGPCCQKLSSQNSISSVPRAKIFEYPIKILRKSHSWPSETMHCKENNPHEQGDETVVISL; translated from the exons atggaggaagcagaggaggaTGACATGACACGTGGAGACTTGGGAAACGGACTTGGGagaagacctgggggtgtttacgGAGGGGAAGATTTACAGAGCACACGTTCGTTTAGATCGAGGAAGGACTCTGCGAAGGTTTGCACTTCTCTCTTGCCAATAAAGAGAGTGGAAGAGAGTgatgctgcagctcttcctggTTCCAAACGGAACAGTTTTTACGATGGAACATCCAAAAAGCCAATTGCTGGTTCCATGAGACAGAATAGCTGCG AGTCTAATACTGAACTATCAAAAGAAGAACTGAAGCAGCAACTTCAAGAAGCTCTAGAG GAAGTTGAAATTTTGAAAGTTGAACTTGAAGCATCACAAAGACAGCTGGAAGGAAAAGATGAAGCCTTAAGAATTCTGCAGAGCATG aCAGTATTTAATAAAGCCACTAGCCATACAAAAGCAATGCTTCAAAAaactgaggaagaaaaaagaacttTAGAAAAG GAAATAAGTTTTTTGCAATGGGAAATTGAATTTGACCAGGATAGATTTAAAAATATAGAAGATGCATGGACAGAAAAATATGACAG GATATATTGTGAAAATTCAGCTCTTAAGGAAGCACTGAAACTGAGAACAGAAGAAGTTAAAACTCTTCAAGCTGAAAATGCAA TCCTGAATCAGCAGTGCTTGGAATTCCTTGCAATGCTAGatgcgaagcagcagaagattATTCAGGAAAACATGTCCTTGAATAAAAGTGACATTACAGATTTTACAAGTCTTGAA CTGGCAATTCTTGGAGCCTGCACCTGCAATACTTCTGGAGGGCAACCTTGTCCTTGTGCTAAAATGGCAGCTGTAACTCGAAAGCAACTTCTTCATCTCAAGCAAGAG ATTGAAAATCTGAAGAAGAGTAAAGATGAAGCTTATATAATGGCAGATGCCTTCAGAATTGCATTTGAGCAGCAATTAATGCAGAGGAAGGACCAAGCCCTGAGGCTTGCAGAAGTGATAAAGAttaagaaggaaacaaaatttATAAACTGGAGACGCCTGAAAGATGATG GACATGTCAAGTTACAAGGGAACAAGAACAGTCTAGGGCGAAAATTATCTGGCCTGCTTTCCTCAGATGGGGACTGTCGGAAAGTTGAACAGCTAGACAATCCTCATGAAATCCTGAAGATACTAATAGATTTG GTAAATGACAAAGAGGAGGCTCTCGCTCATCAGAGGAAGGTTAGTTACATGCTGGCTCGTGCAATGGAGACAAAAGAGGATGTTTTGGAACAGGATAGAGGAAATGGTGTGCTGGGGAGTCATCTGTGCAAAGCTGAGGGGCCATGTTGCCAGAAACTCAGTTCCCAAAACAGTATTTCTTCAGTACCTAGGGCAAAAATATTTGAATATCCCATAAAAATCCTTCGAAAATCACACTCCTGGCCATCTGAGACAATGCACTGCAAAGAAAATAATCCACATGAACAAGGAGATGAAACTGTTGTGATCTCCCTATAG